Proteins from one Telopea speciosissima isolate NSW1024214 ecotype Mountain lineage chromosome 1, Tspe_v1, whole genome shotgun sequence genomic window:
- the LOC122660944 gene encoding glucan endo-1,3-beta-glucosidase 14-like: MAMADSLCSRALLLLLILSGLVVQILSVAVGINYGQIADNLPSHSQVAVLLQSNNINRVKLYDADSNVLQVFSGSNVEFFVAVGNNYLQNMNDPNNALAWLKQNVEPYVPKTKITCIVVGNEVFASNDNQLNSYLLPAMQNIYNALVTLGLNDQINVSTAHSLTILAQSYPPSSGLFQANLEQYIQPILDFQSQIKSPVLINAYPYFAYKASPNEISLDYVLFEPNSGVTDPNTNLKYDNMLFAQIDAVYSAIKAMGHTDIEVKISETGWPSKGDSDEAGATPVNAGLYNGNLLQRIEEKQGTPMKPSTPIDVIIFALFNEDLKPGATSERNYGLFYPNCTPVYDIGLQNYLTRRTTSSASSIKAISISTLLIFYTALLFLA; the protein is encoded by the exons ATGGCCATGGCAGATTCCCTCTGTTCTCGCGCACTTTTGCTGCTTCTGATCCTATCAG GTTTAGTTGTTCAGATCCTCAGCGTTGCAGTTGGGATCAACTATGGTCAGATTGCAGACAATCTCCCATCTCATTCGCAAGTTGCGGTTCTCCTTCAATCTAACAACATTAATAGAGTAAAACTTTATGATGCTGATTCAAATGTTCTACAGGTCTTCTCTGGTTCAAATGTTGAGTTCTTCGTAGCAGTAGGGAATAATTATCTTCAAAACATGAATGACCCTAACAATGCTCTGGCCTGGTTGAAACAAAATGTCGAGCCCTATGTTCCCAAGACCAAAATCACCTGCATCGTCGTTGGAAACGAAGTCTTTGCAAGTAATGACAACCAATTAAATTCTTATCTCCTCCCAGCTATGCAGAACATCTACAATGCTCTTGTTACTCTTGGACTAAATGATCAAATCAATGTCTCCACTGCACATTCACTAACTATCCTAGCACAATCCTATCCCCCTTCTTCAGGGCTATTCCAGGCAAATCTTGAACAATACATCCAACCAATTCTCGATTTCCAGTCTCAGATAAAGTCTCCTGTCCTTATAAATGCATATCCCTATTTTGCCTATAAAGCTAGCCCAAACGAGATTTCATTAGATTATGTTCTCTTTGAGCCTAATTCAGGGGTGACTGATCCGAATACAAATCTGAAGTACGATAACATGTTGTTTGCTCAAATTGATGCTGTTTATTCAGCAATCAAAGCTATGGGGCATACCGATATTGAAGTTAAAATTTCTGAGACAGGTTGGCCATCTAAGGGTGACTCTGATGAAGCTGGGGCTACCCCAGTAAATGCAGGGCTTTATAATGGGAATTTGTTACAGAGGATAGAAGAGAAGCAAGGTACTCCAATGAAACCATCAACCCCGATTGACGTTATTATTTTTGCACTTTTTAATGAGGATCTTAAACCTGGGGCGACTTCAGAGAGGAACTATGGATTGTTCTATCCAAATTGTACACCGGTTTACGACATTGGTTTACAGAATTATCTTACTCGGAGGACTACATCTTCAGCGTCCTCTATTAAG GCGATATCGATTTCAACTTTGCTGATCTTTTACACAGCATTGTTATTCTTGGCTTGA